In Littorina saxatilis isolate snail1 linkage group LG8, US_GU_Lsax_2.0, whole genome shotgun sequence, a single genomic region encodes these proteins:
- the LOC138974024 gene encoding uncharacterized protein gives MDFRRTKSAVDPIIIKGEPVEMVDTYKYLGTIIDNQLDWSPNVDAVCKRANQRLFFLRKLRQFHVDPQILHLFYQATIQSVVSFNQLCYHSSAKKGDMERLEKIVKRAGSIIGSELQPLSTRFPSVALKKLSMIRSDDRHPLHQALASCEPTRESSRRLRCWRARTNRMRDSFLPMAVRLYNQSL, from the coding sequence ATGGACTTCCGACGAACCAAGTCCGCCGTCGACCCCATCATCATCAAGGGCGAACCAGTCGAGATGGTGGATACCTACAAGTATCTGGGCACCATCATCGACAACCAGCTCGACTGGTCGCCAAACGTGGACGCCGTGTGCAAGCGGGCAAACCAGAGGCTCTTCTTCCTGAGGAAGCTGCGGCAGTTCCACGTCGACCCACAGATCCTCCACCTCTTCTACCAGGCGACTATTCAGAGTGTCGTCTCCTTCAACCAGCTCTGCTACCACAGCAGTGCAAAGAAAGGCGACATGGAAAGGTTGGAGAAGATTGTGAAGAGAGCAGGCTCCATCATTGGCTCTGAGCTTCAGCCTCTCAGCACTCGATTCCCGAGTGTGGCGCTGAAGAAGCTGAGCATGATCCGCTCTGACGACCGCCACCCTCTGCACCAGGCGCTCGCATCGTGCGAGCCCACGCGTGAGTCATCACGCCGTTTGAGGTGCTGGCGGGCCAGGACGAACCGGATGAGGGACTCGTTCCTCCCGATGGCTGTACGACTCTACAACCAGTCCCTGTGA